The following are encoded together in the Poseidonibacter lekithochrous genome:
- a CDS encoding response regulator produces MNKIKILYVDSQKDYAQELLGYLLEKEYDVKYINSLKDALIENSFHKPDLIITDINLIDGSGLELIKKIKNTNPDIKTFILTKDVEQETLLETIPLKVDSFLFKTETFDNINISIQKLKIRVQIPEEESNLLYDLGHNFLYEKNSFHIIKNENLIPLTAQENSLIEELIKSKGECVSYCTLQNSIGRDNEATIDTLRTVIRKIRKKTYSGIVENQSGIGYRICSHSPIDTSLDFKISNLTDINLKILIIKANSKKSELLAYQLNKFGFICEYVNTMEQAKEVLLSDKFDYIISDLNLPDGECIDLIRELEDLSLVKMIILSTSKDIHYKDYLYFKGILDYVIDVNDVRHLSQTLYKTILKVEENTKFNNVLVIEQSKRICEQIKDLLLPRNYNVDILNELTQAYDLIKTKTYSLVILDLEYESSFEFLIDVKSGIDKTLPFMVLAEGNRNGPSVRQIYKSGASECLRKPIYAEEFILKVDQLIDHSKLIYELMEQKVLIESYKIIVDQSAIISKTNKNGIITYVNEMFCTVSGYDKEELIGKPHSVIRHPDSPAELFEQMWHTIKKEKKIWCGVIKNKTKLGSDYIVQTSIMPLKDSNGNVFEYIALRNDITSVFKK; encoded by the coding sequence ATGAATAAGATAAAGATACTTTATGTTGATTCTCAAAAGGACTATGCCCAGGAACTTCTTGGCTATCTTTTAGAGAAAGAGTATGATGTAAAATATATAAATTCATTAAAAGATGCATTAATAGAGAACTCATTCCACAAGCCTGATTTGATAATAACTGATATAAATTTAATAGATGGCAGTGGATTAGAGTTAATTAAAAAGATAAAAAACACTAATCCTGATATAAAAACATTTATTTTAACTAAGGATGTTGAGCAAGAAACTTTACTTGAAACTATTCCTTTAAAAGTTGACAGTTTTTTATTTAAAACTGAAACCTTTGATAATATTAATATCTCTATTCAAAAATTAAAAATAAGAGTTCAAATCCCAGAAGAAGAGAGCAACTTATTATATGATTTAGGACATAACTTTTTATATGAGAAAAACTCTTTTCATATTATAAAAAATGAGAATCTAATACCTTTAACTGCACAAGAAAATTCATTAATTGAAGAGCTTATAAAGTCAAAAGGTGAGTGTGTATCATATTGTACTTTACAAAACTCAATTGGCAGAGATAATGAAGCTACAATTGATACTTTAAGAACAGTAATTAGAAAAATTAGAAAAAAAACTTATAGTGGAATTGTTGAAAATCAAAGTGGTATTGGATACCGTATTTGTAGCCACTCTCCCATAGATACAAGTTTAGATTTTAAAATTAGTAATCTTACGGATATAAATCTAAAAATACTAATCATAAAAGCTAATAGTAAAAAAAGTGAACTTCTAGCATATCAGCTAAATAAATTTGGTTTTATTTGTGAGTATGTTAATACAATGGAACAAGCTAAAGAAGTCCTTCTTTCTGATAAATTTGATTATATTATCTCAGATCTAAACCTTCCGGATGGGGAGTGTATAGATTTAATTAGAGAATTAGAAGATTTGAGTTTAGTTAAGATGATAATCTTATCTACAAGTAAAGATATTCATTACAAAGATTACTTATATTTTAAAGGAATTTTGGATTATGTAATTGATGTAAATGATGTAAGACATTTATCACAAACTTTATATAAAACAATACTAAAAGTTGAAGAAAATACTAAATTCAATAATGTTTTAGTAATTGAACAATCAAAAAGAATTTGTGAGCAAATAAAAGATCTTTTATTGCCTAGAAATTACAATGTTGATATTTTAAATGAATTAACTCAAGCCTACGATTTAATAAAAACAAAAACTTATAGTTTAGTGATTTTAGATTTAGAGTATGAAAGTAGTTTTGAATTTTTAATTGATGTAAAAAGTGGAATTGATAAGACCTTACCTTTTATGGTTTTAGCAGAAGGAAATAGAAATGGTCCTTCCGTAAGACAGATTTATAAAAGTGGCGCTTCAGAGTGTTTGAGAAAACCTATATATGCAGAAGAATTTATATTAAAAGTGGATCAATTAATTGATCATTCGAAATTAATTTATGAACTTATGGAACAAAAAGTTTTAATTGAGTCTTATAAAATAATAGTTGACCAATCTGCAATCATTTCTAAAACAAATAAGAATGGAATTATTACTTATGTTAATGAGATGTTTTGTACTGTTTCTGGTTATGATAAAGAGGAATTAATAGGAAAACCACATAGTGTCATAAGACATCCTGATTCCCCAGCAGAGTTATTTGAACAAATGTGGCATACCATTAAAAAAGAGAAAAAGATATGGTGTGGTGTTATAAAAAACAAAACAAAATTAGGTAGTGATTATATTGTACAAACTTCTATAATGCCTCTAAAAGATAGTAATGGTAATGTTTTTGAATACATAGCCTTACGTAATGATATAACCTCTGTATTTAAGAAATAA
- a CDS encoding YaaA family protein, producing the protein MKILLAPAETKNQGGNQSVYSKENFFLEELFDKRDEIFEKYESLLESSSIEELSKWFGLKKLDEVQRYKESLKNKKTMKAIKRYNGVAFDAIEYNNLDDNAQKYIDDNVVLFSNLFGPIKADDLIPDYKYKQGAKLPQTAVEKFYQENFTEALNDYLGDEIIDLRAGHYEKFYKIKNANVLTFKFIKDGKVISHWAKHYRGALLKHLAINNINSIAEFMDKNLEGLTLVEIQEKKNIKLLIMEIE; encoded by the coding sequence ATGAAAATTTTATTAGCACCAGCAGAAACAAAAAACCAAGGTGGGAATCAATCAGTTTATTCAAAAGAGAACTTTTTTTTAGAAGAACTATTTGATAAAAGAGATGAAATCTTTGAAAAATATGAAAGTTTATTAGAAAGTTCTTCAATAGAAGAATTGTCAAAATGGTTTGGATTAAAAAAGCTAGATGAAGTACAAAGATATAAAGAAAGTCTAAAAAATAAGAAAACAATGAAAGCTATCAAGCGATACAATGGTGTTGCTTTTGATGCAATTGAATACAATAATTTAGATGATAATGCCCAAAAATATATTGATGATAATGTTGTATTATTCTCTAATCTTTTTGGTCCTATTAAAGCAGATGATTTAATTCCAGATTATAAATATAAACAAGGTGCTAAACTTCCTCAAACTGCTGTAGAGAAGTTCTATCAAGAGAATTTCACAGAAGCTCTAAATGATTATTTAGGGGATGAAATCATTGATTTAAGAGCAGGGCATTATGAAAAATTTTATAAAATAAAAAATGCTAATGTATTAACATTTAAGTTTATAAAAGACGGTAAAGTTATTAGTCATTGGGCTAAACATTATAGAGGTGCTTTACTAAAACATTTAGCTATAAATAATATTAACTCAATAGCCGAATTTATGGATAAGAATCTTGAGGGATTAACTCTAGTTGAAATACAAGAGAAGAAAAATATTAAGTTATTAATTATGGAGATAGAATAA
- a CDS encoding small multi-drug export protein, whose translation MKLLIENLFKGKEGNIFLLALLMIFLLVILIIFCYQIDSSLANKITAMVLSNVFIGRVPALSLGYASELSHFIIISTNIYTEIILVMIIYPLFVLSFKGIVKVKALESFFEEVKQKKNEHKASFEKYGKFALFVFVLIPFWMTGPIVGSIIGYLIGMRHYNIIFIVFISTVFSISLWAIFLQEIMDLILGLDSQFMWIILFLIFFLLLLFRFKKVILAKIRNIFKKG comes from the coding sequence ATGAAACTACTAATAGAAAACTTATTTAAAGGTAAAGAAGGTAATATATTTTTACTAGCTCTTTTAATGATTTTTTTATTAGTAATACTTATAATTTTTTGTTATCAAATTGATTCAAGTCTAGCAAATAAGATAACAGCTATGGTATTATCTAATGTTTTTATAGGAAGAGTCCCTGCTTTATCTTTAGGTTATGCTTCTGAACTTTCACATTTTATTATTATTTCTACCAATATTTACACTGAAATCATATTAGTTATGATCATCTATCCGCTTTTTGTGTTGAGTTTCAAAGGTATAGTAAAAGTAAAAGCTTTAGAGAGTTTTTTTGAAGAAGTAAAACAGAAGAAAAATGAGCATAAAGCATCTTTTGAGAAATATGGTAAATTTGCACTTTTTGTATTTGTGTTAATTCCTTTTTGGATGACAGGTCCAATTGTAGGTTCAATTATCGGATACTTAATTGGAATGAGACACTATAATATAATCTTTATCGTTTTTATTTCTACAGTATTTTCAATTTCACTTTGGGCAATTTTTTTACAAGAAATTATGGATTTAATACTGGGTTTAGATAGTCAGTTTATGTGGATAATACTTTTCTTAATATTTTTCCTATTATTGCTCTTTAGATTTAAGAAAGTAATTTTGGCTAAAATTCGAAATATTTTTAAAAAAGGTTGA
- a CDS encoding YchJ family protein, whose translation MKISVNSPCPCGSSKKLKKCCKLFHNGLNASNALELMKSRYSAYVVGDSKYIMKTTHEENPDYTDDKDSWSESIKEFSKNSEFNGLVILEFIDGENEAYVTFKALITQHGNDVSFVEKSKFFKINGLWLYHSGVID comes from the coding sequence TTGAAAATATCAGTTAATAGTCCATGTCCTTGTGGCTCATCAAAAAAATTAAAAAAATGTTGTAAACTTTTTCATAATGGCCTTAATGCTTCAAATGCTCTAGAACTAATGAAGTCTAGATATAGTGCATATGTAGTAGGGGATAGTAAATATATTATGAAAACGACTCATGAAGAGAACCCTGATTATACAGACGATAAAGATTCTTGGTCTGAGTCTATAAAAGAGTTTTCTAAAAATAGTGAATTTAATGGTTTAGTTATTTTAGAATTTATTGATGGGGAGAATGAAGCCTATGTTACTTTTAAAGCTTTAATAACTCAACATGGAAATGATGTATCTTTTGTAGAAAAAAGTAAATTCTTCAAAATTAATGGATTATGGCTTTATCATAGTGGAGTTATTGACTAA
- a CDS encoding ComEA family DNA-binding protein, with translation MRKLVLLLMLCVSFMFGAINLQTASKEELMSIKGIGPKKADQIMKYRKTNKINSADDLKSIKGFGPGVIGNIKKNKTVSKSKKKQKMQKSKVEEKRKAKIDKVKKSNLSKEEKKARKQKINKKMKEKKAKKQAKN, from the coding sequence ATGAGAAAATTAGTCTTATTGTTAATGCTGTGTGTTTCATTTATGTTTGGAGCAATTAATTTGCAAACTGCTTCAAAAGAGGAATTAATGTCTATTAAGGGAATTGGTCCTAAAAAAGCCGATCAGATTATGAAGTATAGAAAAACTAATAAAATTAATTCTGCTGATGATTTAAAATCAATCAAGGGTTTTGGTCCAGGTGTTATTGGTAATATCAAGAAAAATAAAACTGTTTCAAAATCAAAGAAAAAACAGAAGATGCAAAAATCAAAAGTTGAAGAAAAAAGAAAAGCTAAAATTGATAAGGTAAAAAAATCTAACTTATCTAAAGAAGAAAAAAAAGCTAGAAAACAGAAAATCAATAAGAAAATGAAAGAGAAAAAAGCTAAAAAACAAGCAAAAAATTAA
- a CDS encoding Crp/Fnr family transcriptional regulator has translation METLGIEDFFFFSTLEEEELIRLKEISVKKHYNKDEILFFRGEEPKYLHLLVKGVVKLYTHDHKDNEVIIHNLMAPSLIAEIANYEEMGFPANCAFETNAEVLLIDYEKFKAEFLLKPEIAMFFIKSLTRKIKALESFISYNISSNSIEKIAKFLKDNEALLKNLKQVKIAQILNITPETFSRKISKMKKDGVIQNDKGHIKILDYDKLNELIHN, from the coding sequence ATGGAAACACTAGGAATAGAAGACTTTTTTTTCTTTTCTACTTTAGAAGAAGAAGAGTTAATAAGACTAAAAGAAATATCAGTTAAAAAACATTATAACAAAGATGAAATACTTTTTTTTAGAGGTGAAGAGCCTAAATATCTACACTTATTAGTAAAAGGTGTTGTAAAGTTATATACGCATGACCATAAAGATAATGAAGTTATTATTCATAATCTAATGGCACCATCATTAATAGCGGAAATTGCAAACTATGAAGAAATGGGATTCCCTGCAAACTGTGCTTTTGAAACAAATGCTGAAGTATTACTAATAGATTATGAAAAATTTAAAGCAGAGTTTTTATTAAAGCCAGAAATTGCGATGTTCTTTATTAAATCTTTAACTAGAAAAATTAAAGCATTAGAGAGTTTTATTTCATATAATATAAGCTCAAATAGTATAGAAAAAATTGCTAAGTTCTTGAAAGATAATGAAGCATTATTAAAAAATCTAAAACAAGTTAAAATTGCACAAATCTTAAATATTACTCCTGAGACTTTCTCAAGAAAAATATCAAAAATGAAAAAAGATGGTGTTATTCAAAATGACAAAGGTCATATTAAAATACTTGACTATGATAAGTTAAATGAGCTTATCCATAATTAA
- a CDS encoding nitrous oxide-stimulated promoter family protein: MTCKKYEIEINTLKNFYEIYCKGKHDYAEHKKYNLEYKDEKFTLDLNICKECQENIEYSFDRLQTCPHEIKPRCRTCPSPCYDKPQWKHTAKVMKYSGVRLGLIQAKQKIKNLFS, translated from the coding sequence ATGACTTGTAAAAAATATGAAATAGAAATTAACACTTTAAAGAATTTTTATGAAATATACTGTAAAGGTAAACATGACTATGCAGAACACAAAAAATATAATTTAGAATATAAAGATGAAAAATTCACTTTAGACTTAAATATCTGCAAAGAGTGCCAAGAAAATATTGAATACTCTTTTGATAGACTACAAACTTGTCCCCATGAAATAAAACCTAGATGTAGAACTTGTCCAAGCCCTTGTTATGATAAACCCCAATGGAAACATACTGCAAAAGTAATGAAATACTCAGGAGTAAGATTAGGGCTTATACAAGCAAAACAAAAAATTAAAAATCTATTTTCCTAA
- the ung gene encoding uracil-DNA glycosylase — protein sequence MTWEDFFKEEEKKDYYKNLISQVNKAYETTTVFPPKDKIYNAFDLTPLENTKVVLLGQDPYHGAGQAQGLAFSTPEEIKNPPSMRNMLKEINEDIGSSHCENGDLTSWAKDGVLLINAILTVEEAKAKSHHKMGWEKFTDNLITFISNNCSDVVFILWGASAIKKQKIIDESKHHILSGVHPSPLSAYRGFFGCKHFSQTNDILKSLGKEEITW from the coding sequence ATGACTTGGGAAGATTTTTTTAAAGAAGAAGAAAAAAAAGATTACTACAAAAACTTAATAAGCCAAGTAAACAAGGCTTATGAAACTACTACAGTATTTCCACCAAAAGATAAAATATATAATGCATTTGATTTAACACCACTAGAAAATACTAAAGTTGTATTACTTGGACAAGACCCATATCATGGAGCAGGACAAGCACAAGGTTTAGCTTTTTCAACGCCTGAAGAGATTAAAAACCCACCATCTATGAGAAATATGTTAAAAGAGATAAATGAAGATATAGGAAGCTCTCATTGTGAAAATGGAGATTTGACTTCATGGGCAAAAGATGGAGTTTTATTAATAAATGCCATTTTAACAGTAGAAGAAGCAAAAGCAAAATCACATCATAAAATGGGCTGGGAAAAGTTTACTGATAACCTAATCACTTTTATTTCAAACAATTGCAGTGATGTTGTATTTATTTTATGGGGTGCGAGCGCTATTAAAAAACAAAAAATTATTGATGAATCAAAACATCATATTTTAAGTGGAGTTCATCCAAGTCCCTTATCAGCGTATAGAGGTTTTTTTGGATGTAAGCATTTCTCTCAAACAAATGATATTTTAAAGAGTTTAGGAAAAGAAGAGATTACGTGGTAG
- a CDS encoding aldehyde dehydrogenase family protein — MSTIEVTSPFDGSVVGEVPFSTVEEVQAAIDLASDTFLDHENHMPKHKRVEILEKVAEIMSSQVDELTKLCASEGGKPWVDSQVEVHRAINGVKLAIEAMGSQEGKEIAMGHTASSANRMAYTFKEPIGVVAAISAFNHPFNLAVHQVIPALAVGCPVVIKPATQTPMSAIKLVEILEEAGLPKGWAQAVVCDRTGGELLATSEKVDFLTFIGSGAVGWYLNSKVSNGTRVALEHGGVAPVIVEADADIDDLIPSIGKGGFYHAGQVCVSVQRIYVHESIVDEVASRLSDYASKLVVGDQLDPKTEVGPLINHNETNRVEQWVNEAVTKGGKILTGGKRITDSTFEPTVILNPSDDALVSTKEVFGPVVCIYSYSDIEQAFDRANGLEVSFQAAVFTKNIDTALRAVKRLNGTAVMVNDHTAFRVDWMPFGGAKASGLGLGGIHHSMEEMTNEKMMVIKSPVL; from the coding sequence ATGAGTACAATTGAAGTAACATCACCATTTGATGGAAGTGTAGTTGGAGAGGTTCCCTTTTCAACAGTAGAAGAAGTACAAGCTGCAATTGATTTAGCAAGTGATACTTTCTTAGATCATGAAAATCATATGCCAAAACATAAAAGAGTTGAAATCTTAGAAAAAGTGGCAGAGATTATGAGTTCACAAGTAGATGAACTTACAAAGCTTTGTGCAAGTGAAGGTGGAAAGCCTTGGGTTGATTCACAAGTAGAAGTGCATAGAGCAATTAATGGTGTTAAATTAGCTATTGAAGCAATGGGTTCACAAGAAGGTAAAGAAATAGCAATGGGACATACAGCTTCATCTGCAAATAGAATGGCATATACATTCAAAGAACCTATTGGAGTAGTAGCTGCAATTTCTGCATTTAATCACCCATTTAACTTAGCAGTTCACCAAGTAATACCAGCTTTAGCAGTTGGATGTCCAGTAGTTATTAAACCAGCTACTCAAACTCCTATGTCTGCTATTAAATTAGTTGAGATATTAGAAGAAGCGGGACTTCCAAAAGGTTGGGCACAAGCAGTAGTTTGTGATAGAACTGGGGGAGAATTATTAGCAACATCTGAGAAAGTAGATTTCTTAACATTTATTGGTTCTGGTGCTGTTGGTTGGTACTTAAACTCAAAAGTATCAAATGGTACAAGAGTAGCACTAGAGCACGGTGGAGTTGCACCTGTTATTGTTGAAGCGGATGCTGATATTGATGACTTAATTCCATCTATTGGAAAAGGTGGATTCTATCATGCAGGTCAAGTTTGTGTATCAGTTCAAAGAATTTACGTACATGAATCAATCGTTGATGAGGTAGCATCTAGATTATCAGACTATGCTTCTAAATTAGTAGTTGGTGACCAGTTAGATCCAAAAACAGAAGTAGGGCCACTAATTAACCATAATGAAACTAATAGAGTTGAGCAGTGGGTAAATGAAGCAGTAACAAAAGGTGGTAAGATTTTAACAGGTGGGAAAAGAATTACTGATTCTACTTTCGAGCCAACTGTTATTTTAAATCCTTCTGATGATGCACTAGTATCAACTAAAGAAGTATTTGGACCAGTTGTTTGTATCTATTCATACTCAGATATTGAGCAAGCATTTGATAGAGCTAATGGTCTTGAAGTATCATTCCAAGCAGCAGTGTTTACAAAAAATATTGATACAGCTTTAAGAGCTGTAAAAAGACTTAATGGAACAGCCGTAATGGTAAATGACCATACAGCCTTTAGAGTTGATTGGATGCCATTTGGAGGAGCTAAGGCTTCTGGTCTTGGATTAGGTGGGATTCACCACTCTATGGAAGAGATGACAAATGAAAAAATGATGGTAATTAAATCTCCTGTATTGTAG
- a CDS encoding acetolactate synthase large subunit, whose protein sequence is MKASDLFVKALENEGVEYIFGIPGEENLDLLESLRESNIKLILTRHEQAAGFMAATYGRLTGKVGVCLATLGPGATNFATSAAYAQLGGMPMLMITGQKPIKKSKQGRFQIIDIVNMMKPMTKYSKQVVNGNNIPSMVREAFKIATTERPGAALIELPEDIAAEECDFNIYPVQSFKYPKADQEAILEAVKMIEKAKRPLLLVGAGANRTRIGNALTNFVNESGIPFFSTQMGKGVIDENHKLCLSTAALSKDDFIHCAIDRADLIINVGHDVIEKPPFFMENDENAKKVIHVNFFPSEVDDTYFPQLDVVGDIASNVDNLRRAISTQEHWEFDYYKRMTEEIKTHLQKYFGDTRFPILPQKAVRTIRTLLDDEDIVTLDNGVYKIWFARNYRCAKPNTLLLDNALATMGAGLPSGMAAKMVNPDKKVVSVCGDGGFMMNSQELETSVRLGLDLTVIILNDNAYGMIKWKQTGMGFDTYGLDLGNPDFVKYAESYGASGHRPTSCEEFEETLEKCVNGKGVHVIDLAVDYSLNHSILNELLAKKECLI, encoded by the coding sequence ATGAAAGCATCAGATTTATTTGTAAAAGCTTTAGAAAATGAAGGTGTTGAGTATATATTTGGAATTCCAGGTGAAGAGAACCTAGATTTACTAGAATCTCTGAGAGAATCAAATATAAAACTTATTCTTACAAGACATGAACAAGCCGCAGGTTTTATGGCTGCAACATATGGAAGACTTACTGGAAAAGTAGGTGTATGTTTAGCTACATTAGGACCAGGAGCTACTAACTTTGCTACAAGTGCAGCTTATGCACAACTTGGTGGAATGCCAATGTTAATGATTACTGGGCAAAAACCAATTAAAAAATCGAAACAAGGTAGATTTCAAATTATTGACATTGTTAATATGATGAAACCTATGACAAAATATTCAAAACAAGTAGTAAATGGAAATAATATTCCATCAATGGTTAGAGAAGCATTTAAAATTGCTACTACAGAGAGACCTGGAGCTGCACTAATTGAATTACCAGAAGATATAGCAGCTGAAGAGTGTGATTTTAATATCTATCCAGTTCAATCGTTTAAATATCCAAAAGCAGACCAAGAAGCAATCTTAGAAGCTGTTAAGATGATAGAGAAAGCAAAAAGACCATTATTACTAGTAGGTGCAGGAGCTAATAGAACTAGAATTGGTAATGCTCTTACAAACTTTGTAAATGAAAGTGGAATTCCATTTTTCTCTACTCAAATGGGTAAGGGTGTAATAGATGAAAACCACAAATTATGTTTAAGTACAGCAGCATTATCAAAAGACGATTTTATACATTGTGCTATTGATAGAGCAGATTTAATTATCAATGTAGGACATGACGTAATTGAGAAGCCACCATTCTTTATGGAGAATGATGAAAATGCCAAAAAAGTAATACATGTAAACTTCTTCCCATCAGAAGTAGATGATACATACTTCCCTCAATTAGATGTAGTTGGAGACATTGCTTCAAATGTAGATAATCTAAGACGAGCAATTTCAACGCAAGAGCATTGGGAGTTTGATTACTATAAAAGAATGACAGAAGAGATTAAAACTCATTTACAAAAATACTTTGGAGATACAAGATTCCCAATACTTCCTCAAAAAGCAGTAAGAACTATTAGAACTTTATTAGATGATGAAGATATAGTTACACTTGATAATGGAGTATATAAAATCTGGTTTGCAAGAAACTATAGATGTGCAAAACCTAATACACTATTATTAGATAATGCCTTAGCAACTATGGGCGCAGGACTTCCATCTGGAATGGCTGCAAAAATGGTAAACCCAGATAAGAAAGTAGTATCAGTTTGTGGGGATGGTGGATTTATGATGAATTCACAAGAACTTGAAACATCAGTAAGATTAGGACTTGATTTAACAGTAATTATTCTAAATGATAATGCATATGGAATGATTAAATGGAAACAAACAGGTATGGGATTTGATACATATGGACTTGATTTAGGTAATCCTGATTTTGTAAAATACGCAGAATCTTATGGAGCATCAGGGCATAGACCTACATCTTGCGAAGAGTTTGAAGAGACTTTAGAGAAGTGTGTAAATGGTAAAGGTGTTCATGTAATAGATTTAGCAGTGGATTATTCACTTAATCACTCAATCTTAAATGAACTGTTAGCAAAAAAAGAGTGTTTAATATAA
- a CDS encoding HAD family hydrolase, whose product MNTQKAIIFDLDGTLIDSLEDIAVCMNQVFAEMELPTHEINDYKKFVGGGVDILVENALADSQPKEIKKQVSKRFKEVYDQNLHAKTLPYDGIYELLEQLEEANIKMAILSNKPHKFTCQYAQSLFKDNKFLEVHGQKEHINKKPDPKAAIDIANNLNINCENIYFVGDTKIDMQTAKNANMKAIGVLWGFREEDELRKNGADFIVEKPSDIFDIISNKL is encoded by the coding sequence ATGAATACTCAAAAAGCAATTATATTTGATCTTGATGGTACATTAATAGATTCACTAGAAGATATAGCAGTATGTATGAATCAAGTATTCGCAGAAATGGAACTTCCAACACATGAAATAAATGATTATAAAAAGTTTGTAGGAGGAGGAGTTGATATTTTAGTAGAGAATGCACTAGCTGACTCTCAACCAAAAGAGATAAAAAAACAAGTAAGTAAAAGATTCAAAGAAGTATATGACCAAAATTTACATGCTAAGACTTTACCTTATGATGGTATTTATGAATTATTAGAACAATTAGAAGAAGCAAATATTAAAATGGCAATTCTGTCTAACAAACCTCATAAGTTCACTTGTCAATATGCACAATCGTTATTTAAAGATAATAAATTTTTAGAAGTACATGGACAAAAAGAGCACATTAACAAGAAACCAGATCCAAAAGCAGCTATTGATATTGCTAATAATTTAAATATAAATTGTGAAAATATATATTTTGTAGGAGATACAAAAATAGATATGCAAACAGCAAAAAATGCAAATATGAAAGCAATTGGCGTTCTTTGGGGATTTAGGGAAGAAGATGAACTTAGAAAAAATGGTGCAGATTTTATCGTAGAAAAACCAAGTGATATTTTTGATATAATTTCTAACAAACTTTAG
- a CDS encoding bacteriohemerythrin: MNTIYDLEKLTWKSEYNIGNLQIDNEHQKLFMLAKKALHASEISDEKKEKTQLKLIINDLCTYVGTHFSNEQKFMQRIKYPHYDEHKILHDNMLKTLATLLNEINNLEIQEIQKKLCEFIDEYFVRHIILEDKKIHLWQTPLDELRKTFGWKNIYSVNNSKIDQEHKQLFDIAKMAFVSVDDEHRSEKIKEVLVDLYDYMKTHFQHEEKYMEEINYPRLEEHKLIHKEIIKTLNTFVKDLPKIEVDFFEKELARMIDIVLVQHIIQEDRKIILWHQAQSE; the protein is encoded by the coding sequence ATGAATACTATCTATGACCTAGAAAAACTCACTTGGAAAAGTGAATACAATATCGGTAACCTTCAAATTGATAATGAACATCAAAAATTATTTATGTTGGCAAAGAAAGCATTACATGCTAGTGAAATAAGTGATGAGAAAAAAGAAAAAACCCAATTAAAACTCATAATTAATGATTTATGTACTTACGTGGGAACTCATTTTTCTAATGAACAAAAGTTCATGCAAAGAATCAAATATCCACACTATGATGAACATAAAATCTTACATGATAATATGCTCAAAACTCTAGCTACACTATTAAATGAAATTAATAATTTGGAGATTCAAGAGATACAAAAAAAATTATGTGAATTTATTGATGAGTATTTTGTAAGACATATAATTCTTGAAGACAAAAAAATCCACCTATGGCAAACTCCTTTAGACGAGTTACGTAAAACTTTTGGTTGGAAAAACATATATAGTGTAAATAATTCTAAAATAGATCAAGAACATAAACAGCTTTTTGATATTGCAAAAATGGCTTTTGTAAGCGTAGATGATGAACATAGAAGTGAAAAAATAAAAGAGGTATTAGTAGATTTATATGATTATATGAAAACTCATTTTCAACATGAAGAAAAATATATGGAAGAGATAAACTATCCAAGACTAGAAGAACATAAATTAATCCACAAAGAGATTATAAAAACACTTAATACTTTTGTAAAAGACTTACCAAAAATTGAAGTTGATTTCTTTGAAAAAGAACTTGCAAGAATGATTGATATTGTATTAGTACAACATATCATTCAAGAAGATAGAAAAATTATTCTTTGGCATCAGGCTCAAAGTGAATAA